Proteins encoded in a region of the Podarcis muralis chromosome 2, rPodMur119.hap1.1, whole genome shotgun sequence genome:
- the LOC114590588 gene encoding 5-hydroxytryptamine receptor 3A-like, with product MWKAVVMSFLLSWVPEATQKQICGYYDVAKYLNISSKKELFSYTIPKRNWEESLEVQLDFTLVSILSVQEKLQVVTFYFWLHVSWKNDFISWDPLDFCNITRIPLPVKLFWTPDIYIDERADEDKFTLSPMAFVTSDGHIHLLQTYRLTSSCGLDVHAFPFDKQKCNLTMTTICSDKEILMKSSKSSMKANQDSHKSFLSSGEWKFEELRIIESTWGSDIGNFSIVTYEVSMKRQSILYVLVLILPTFTLFLLDMAISYAFACPGEKIAFKVTLILQVSLLSLILNDMLPSASDDPPVIAMFFTGIFVFMVFGILENAFVLYLKQKKPESPPFMRNKFMNIILRKKKKQSEKPVADLGDGLPKGSQQAGRPSLSEKCREEESLVFLKHINAELQQIRKHLSLEECQDDSESVVWDNMILLVEKGLYFTRLIFSLIFLTFVAMQWTC from the exons ATGTGGAAAGCTGTTGTGATGAGTTTTCTTCTCTCCTGGGTGCCAG AAGCCACCCAGAAACAGATTTGTGGTTACTATGATGTGGCCAAGTACCTGAACATCTCTTCTAAGAAGGAACTCTTCTCAtacaccatacccaagagaaattGGGAAGAATCCTTAGAAGTTCAACTAGACTTCACCCTGGTGTCTATCCTTTCAGTG CAAGAAAAATTGCAGGTGGTCACATTCTATTTCTGGCTTCATGTG AGCTGGAAAAATGATTTCATCTCATGGGATCCCTTGGATTTCTGTAACATTACAAGGATCCCTCTTCCTGTGAAACTATTTTGGACCCCAGACATTTACATAGATGAACG GGCCGATGAAGACAAGTTCACACTCAGCCCTATGGCATTTGTCACATCCGATGGCCACATTCATTTGCTTCAAACCTACCGACTCACTTCATCCTGCGGTCTGGATGTCCATGCATTTCCTTTCGATAAACAAAAATGCAACTTaaccatgaccacaatatgttcAG ATAAGGAAATACTAATGAAGAGCTCTAAATCTTCCATGAAAGCAAACCAAGATAGTCACAAAAGTTTTTTGAGCAGTGGAGAATGGAAGTTTGAGGAACTGAGGATCATAGAGAGCACCTGGGGATCTGATATAGGCAACTTTAGTATTGTCACTTATGAG GTTTCTATGAAGAGGCAATCCATTTTGTATGTGTTGGTTCTGATCCTGCCAACTTTTACTCTGTTCTTGCTGGATATGGCTATTTCTTATGCGTTTGCTTGCCCTGGAGAAAAGATTGCTTTCAAAGTGACACTGATCCTGCAAGTCTCACTCTTGTCATTGATTCTGAATGATATGCTACCGTCAGCATCCGATGATCCACCAGTCATAG CCATGTTTTTCACTGGGATATTTGTATTTATGGTCTTTGGTATCCTGGAGAATGCTTTCGTACTCTATCTTAAACAGAAGAAACCAGAGTCCCCACCCTTCATGAGGAATAAATTTATGAATATAATtctgagaaagaagaaaaagcaatctGAGAAGCCTGTGGCTGATTTAG GAGACGGGCTGCCCAAAGGGAGCCAGCAGGCAGGCAGACCATCCTTGTCAGAAAAGTGCCGTGAAGAAGAGAGTTTGGTGTTTCTGAAACATATTAATGCAGAATTACAACAGATCAGGAAACATCTCTCCCTAGAAGAATGCCAGGATGACTCTGAATCAGTTGTGTGGGATAATATGATCCTCCTTGTGGAGAAAGGGCTTTATTTTACCCGCCTGATTTTCTCACTCATCTTTTTAACTTTTGTTGCCATGCAGTGGACATGCTAA